Proteins from a genomic interval of Streptomyces sp. NBC_00820:
- the pspAB gene encoding PspA-associated protein PspAB — MGLLDILLGRTKPVVPDLDQLFALPSAAITLQAAAGFTPTGVGAVCFATVEGAAFEQTHREVQALLDADAERTGPPVELRQDGYGYSWLVSRRTPDQLPQLVNDLHAVNSSMEVNGFGPQLLCSLAAFEDERGRRLGLVYLYKRGTFYPFAPLSGTAERRDNPLELQVQAMLADDLRIERDLSRWFPVWGAPGL; from the coding sequence ATGGGGCTGCTGGACATCCTGCTCGGCCGCACGAAACCGGTCGTGCCCGATCTGGATCAGCTGTTCGCACTGCCCTCGGCGGCGATCACCCTCCAGGCGGCGGCCGGGTTCACCCCGACCGGGGTCGGCGCGGTGTGCTTCGCCACGGTCGAGGGCGCGGCCTTCGAGCAGACCCACCGCGAGGTCCAGGCCCTGCTCGACGCGGACGCCGAGCGCACCGGCCCGCCGGTGGAGCTGCGCCAGGACGGCTACGGCTACTCCTGGCTGGTCTCCCGGCGGACCCCCGACCAGCTGCCCCAGCTGGTCAACGACCTGCACGCGGTGAACAGCTCGATGGAGGTCAACGGATTCGGTCCGCAGCTGCTGTGCTCGCTGGCCGCCTTCGAGGACGAACGGGGGCGCCGCCTGGGGCTCGTCTACCTCTACAAGAGGGGTACGTTCTACCCCTTCGCCCCGCTGTCCGGCACCGCCGAGCGGCGGGACAACCCGCTGGAGTTGCAGGTGCAGGCGATGCTGGCGGACGACCTCAGGATCGAGCGGGACCTCAGCCGCTGGTTCCCGGTGTGGGGTGCCCCCGGCCTCTGA
- a CDS encoding alpha/beta fold hydrolase, translated as MSELSCDHHEFTCVHDGERLSTVSAGPPGRATVVLLHGAGTGSKERLLPLLAEFTAHGCRTLAFDFSGHGESTGKLAELSLRRRFEQAVAVIDGHAPADGPLILAGFSMSGQTIADLVGHYGRRVAAVGLCAPAVYAPEAWDVPFGEGDGRFSEIIRTPDGWRDAPALAVLRSYEGRAVLAVPGTDTVIPPEVTEAVQDALSARAQFTRFDVPGAGHRLGEWFREHGDDRREWVAALLSGLAEGAWAATRSWVEGQLPAGRTVTGSGALRGGWSSQIRGLTLDDGEELVLRTFVKPFFRRHAEGLLSREASVLRLLAEREGVPAPALVAVDAAADHCDHPSLLMTRLPGRVWVEEEDPETLDLRLDLLAAQLVRIHAVTPGPERPRTYQAWTSPERVHTPGGVRWERAVEVIRREPPPYRGGFLHRDYHPGNVLFTGAGDGLRISGVVDWVETSWGPADLDVAHCSTALALLHGPEHGLAFRDRYEERGGRGLADGPDHLYWRLLDALTYCPDAGKLAGPWRELGRTDLTPRVLAGRLEAYVDGLLERYDTV; from the coding sequence ATGAGCGAACTCTCCTGCGACCACCACGAGTTCACCTGCGTGCACGACGGCGAGCGGCTCAGCACGGTGAGCGCCGGCCCGCCCGGACGGGCGACCGTCGTGCTGCTGCACGGTGCGGGCACCGGCAGCAAGGAGCGACTGCTGCCGCTGCTCGCCGAGTTCACCGCCCACGGCTGCCGCACCCTGGCCTTCGACTTCTCGGGGCACGGTGAAAGCACCGGGAAACTCGCGGAGTTGAGCCTGCGCCGGCGGTTCGAGCAGGCGGTCGCGGTCATCGACGGACACGCCCCGGCGGACGGCCCGCTGATCCTGGCGGGGTTCAGCATGAGCGGGCAGACGATCGCGGATCTCGTGGGGCACTACGGGCGGCGGGTGGCCGCGGTGGGCCTGTGCGCGCCCGCGGTGTACGCGCCGGAGGCCTGGGACGTGCCCTTCGGTGAGGGCGACGGCCGGTTCAGCGAGATCATCCGCACTCCCGACGGCTGGCGCGACGCGCCCGCCCTCGCCGTGTTGCGGTCGTACGAGGGCCGGGCGGTACTGGCGGTGCCGGGCACCGACACGGTCATCCCGCCGGAGGTGACGGAGGCCGTACAGGACGCGCTGTCGGCGCGCGCGCAGTTCACCCGCTTCGACGTCCCGGGCGCCGGGCACCGGCTGGGGGAATGGTTCCGCGAGCACGGCGACGACCGGCGGGAGTGGGTGGCGGCCCTGCTGAGCGGACTCGCGGAGGGCGCCTGGGCGGCGACCCGGAGCTGGGTGGAAGGGCAGCTCCCGGCGGGCCGCACGGTCACCGGTTCCGGTGCGCTGCGCGGGGGCTGGTCGTCACAGATACGCGGGCTCACCCTGGACGACGGGGAGGAGCTGGTCCTGCGCACGTTCGTGAAGCCGTTCTTCCGGCGGCACGCCGAGGGGCTGCTGTCCCGGGAGGCGTCCGTGCTGAGGCTGCTCGCGGAGCGGGAGGGCGTACCGGCGCCGGCGCTCGTCGCCGTGGACGCGGCCGCCGACCACTGCGACCACCCCAGTCTGCTGATGACCCGGCTGCCGGGCCGGGTGTGGGTGGAGGAGGAGGATCCCGAGACCCTGGACCTGCGACTGGACCTGCTCGCCGCCCAGTTGGTCCGGATCCACGCGGTGACTCCCGGGCCGGAGCGTCCGCGCACGTACCAGGCGTGGACGTCGCCCGAGCGGGTACACACCCCGGGAGGCGTCCGGTGGGAGCGGGCGGTTGAGGTGATCCGCCGCGAACCGCCGCCGTACCGGGGCGGCTTCCTGCACCGGGACTACCACCCCGGGAACGTGCTGTTCACCGGGGCCGGCGACGGGCTGCGGATCAGCGGGGTCGTCGACTGGGTGGAGACCTCCTGGGGCCCCGCCGACCTCGACGTCGCCCACTGCTCCACGGCCCTGGCCCTGCTGCACGGCCCCGAGCACGGGCTCGCCTTCCGGGACCGGTACGAGGAGCGGGGCGGCCGAGGGCTCGCGGACGGCCCGGACCACCTGTACTGGCGGCTGCTCGACGCCCTGACCTACTGCCCCGACGCCGGGAAACTGGCCGGGCCCTGGCGGGAGCTGGGACGCACGGACCTGACACCGCGGGTGCTGGCAGGACGGCTGGAGGCTTACGTGGACGGGCTGTTGGAGCGGTACGACACCGTGTGA
- a CDS encoding ArsC/Spx/MgsR family protein → MEIWINPAFSKCRSAISLLDAEGADYTVRRYLEEVPSEDEIRAVLERLGLEPWDITRTQEADAKELGLKDWARDADTRDRWVTALAEHPRLIQRPIITAEDGTALVARTDEAVAEALSRGKG, encoded by the coding sequence ATGGAGATCTGGATCAATCCGGCCTTTTCGAAGTGCCGCAGCGCGATCAGCCTGCTGGATGCCGAGGGGGCCGACTACACCGTCCGCCGCTATCTGGAGGAGGTGCCGAGCGAGGACGAGATCAGGGCCGTGCTCGAACGGCTCGGGCTGGAGCCGTGGGACATCACCCGGACCCAGGAGGCGGACGCCAAGGAGCTGGGGCTCAAGGATTGGGCGCGGGACGCGGACACGCGGGACCGGTGGGTCACGGCCCTCGCCGAGCACCCCAGGCTTATCCAGCGCCCGATCATCACGGCCGAGGACGGAACCGCCCTGGTCGCCCGCACCGACGAGGCCGTGGCGGAGGCACTCTCGCGCGGCAAGGGCTGA